CTGCGGGGCAAGCACAAGGCCACCTACGCGCCTCACGTGGATGGTGGCGACTTCGTCGTCATCATCAACGCCTCCAAGATCGCCCTCACGGGCAACAAGCGCTCTGACTCGCTGCGGTACTCGCACTCCGGTCGTCCCGGTGGACTCAAGTCCATCTCGATCGGCGAGCTGCTCGAGAAGGATCCGCGTAAGGCGGTCGAGAAGGCCGTGTGGGGCATGCTCCCCAAGAACAAGCTGAGCCGTCAGCTGATCAGCAAGCTCAAGGTCTACGCCGGCCCCGAGCACCCGCACGCCGCTCAGCAGCCGCAGCCCTACGAGATCACCCAGATCGCCCAGTGAGTGAGAATCAGATGACCGACACCGTCACAGACGAAACCGTCGCCGAGGAGATCACTCCTTTCGTCGACGACCAGAACCGCGAGATCGCCTACCGTTCGGACGCGAACCCGGCCGCCGCTGCAGGCGCCGACGTGCGCCCGGCAGTTGTCGCCCCCGGTTCCGGGACCGGCCGCCGCAAGCAGGCCGTCGCCCGCGTCCGGATCGTTCCGGGCTCCGGCGCCTGGACCATCAACGGCCGCACCCTTGAGGAGTACTTCCCCAACAAGGTGCACCAGCAGCACGTTAGCGACCCGTTCACGGTCGCCGGTGTCGCCGGCTCGTACGACGTCATCGCCCGCATCGACGGTGGCGGCATCAGCGGCCAGGCCGGTGCGCTGCGTCTCGGCGTGGCCCGTGCCCTGAACGCCGTCGACGCCGAGGCCTCGCGCCCCGCGCTGAAGAAGGCTGGCATGCTCACCCGTGACGCCCGCGTCATCGAGCGCAAGAAGGCCGGTCTCAAGAAGGCCCGTAAGGCTCCGCAGTACAGCAAGCGCTGATCCTGCGCACGAAACGCCCACCTGGATCAGGTGGGCGTTTCGTCGTTTTTCCCCGAACTCCCCGCTCAATATCCCCCGCTCAATCGGACTGAGCGATACCGCTAAGGTGGCACCCGTGGCACGACTTTTTGGAACCGACGGCGTACGTGGCGTCGCAAACGAGGAACTGACCGCTGAGCTGGCGCTCGACCTGGCGGTCGCGGCGGCACACATCCTCGGGAGGCGGGAGCCTTCGGTGAGCGTCGGCCCTTCGCCCTCGTGGGGCGGGACCCGCGTGCCAGCGGGGAGTTCCTCGAGGCCGCGGTCGTCGCGGGCCTCGCCTCGGCCGGTGTGGACGTGATCCGGCTCGGCGTCGTGCCGACCCCGGCGGTCGCGTTCCTCGTCAACTCGATGTCAGCCGACCTGGGCGTGATGATCTCCGCCTCCCACAACCCCATGCCTGACAACGGCATCAAGTTCTTCCAGCGGGGCGGCGTCAAGCTCGACGACTACCTCGAGGACGCGATCGAGGCCCGCGTGGGTGAGGGCTGGAAGCGGCCCATCGGCGGCGCCGTCGGCCGGATCACGAGCGACAAGGGTGCCGTGGAGGCGTACGTCGCGCACCTGGTGTCGTCGCTGGGGGAGCCGATGTCGTTGCAGGGGCTGAAGGTCGTCATCGACTGCGCCAACGGTGCCGCCTCCGCCACCGCGCCCAAGGCGTTCGCCGCGCAGGGCGCGACGGTCATCGCCATCCATGCGGATCCGGACGGCCTCAACATCAACGACAACGCCGGCTCCACGCACATGGGCACCCTGGTCCAGCGCGTCCTCGATGAGGGCGCCGATCTCGGCATCGCGCTCGACGGTGACGCCGACCGGTGCCTGGCCGTCGACGCGCAGGGCAACATCGTCGACGGCGACCAGATCCTGGCCATCCTGGCCATCGCGCTCAAGGAGGATCATCGCCTGATCTCCGACACTGTGGTCGTGACGGTGATGAGCAACCTGGGCATGATCAACGCGATGCGCGAGCACGGCATCAAGGTCGACCAGACGAAGGTGGGCGACCGTTATGTGCTGGAGTCGATGAACGCCAACGGCTTCGCGCTCGGCGGCGAGCAGTCCGGACACGTCATCATCTCCGAGTTCGCCAACACGGGGGACGGCACACTGACCGGGTTGCACCTCGCGGCCCGCATCGTCGCGACGGGGGTCCCGCTGCAGGGGCTGGCGTCGGTGATGACGGTGCTGCCGCAGGTCGTGATCAACGTGCGCGGGGTCGACAAGCTTCGGGCCGGCATCGACACGGGTGTGCAGGCAGCTGTCAGCGCCGCGTCGCAGCGGCTGGGTGACACGGGTCGGGTGCTGCTGCGGCCGTCCGGCACCGAGCCCGTCGTGCGCGTCATGGTGGAGGCCCCCACCGACGAGTTGGCCGCCGAGATCGCGCAGTCGCTCGCCGACAAGGTCCTGGAACGTCTGGCGCTCTGACCCCTCAGGCCGCCGGTAAGGTGGTCGACAGCCCAACTTGATAAAGGAGTTCCGATGCTCGCCGAACCCGCCGCGCAGCGCACGCTATTGAGGCTCGCCGATCTGGACGCGGAGACCCGTCGCGTGCAGCACGCCGCGCAGACTCTGCCGCAGCACAAGAGCATCACCTCGCTGATGGAGGCCCGTAAGGGCGTCGGGGACGAGTTGGTCGCCTCCGAGATCGAGGTCGACGACCTCACCATCGCTGTCCGCAAGGCCGAGGACGATCTCACTCCTGTGAAGGAACGGCTGGAGCGCAACGAGCGCCGGGTCGCGGACGGTTCCGTCGGTGATTCCAAGGTGCTGCGGTCGCTGACCGAGGAGGTCGAGCACCTCAAGCGCAGGATCGGGGAGCTGGAGGACGCCCAGCTGGACCTGATGGGGGCGTTGGAGGACGCGACCGGGCACCGTGACCGGATCGCCGCGCAGAAGGCCGAGGTCGAGACGCGCCTGCGCGACGAGGTGGCGGCCCGTGATGAGGCGGTCTCCCGGCTTCGTGCCGAGTCCCAGGATCTGCACGCCGCCCGCGGGCCCGTCGCGGCATCGGTCCCCGCCGACCTGTTGAAGCTCTACGAGCGGCTGCTGGCGTCCACCGGCATCGGTGCCGCTCTCCTCCAGGCCGGTCGCTGCGGCGGCTGCCAGCTCCAGCTGACGCTGTCGGATCTCGACATGTTCCGCAAGGCGCCTGACAACGAGGTCGTCCGCTGCACGGAGTGCGAGCGCATCCTCGTCCGGACGGCTGAGTCAGGCCTCTGATGCCGAGCCCCAAGGTCGCGGCCCCCGACGTTCCGGTCGAGCTGCGCGAGGGGCTCGAGCGGCTCCGCGACCGGCTGGACCTGCCGCGCAGCTTCCCTCCGCCGGTCCTCGAGGACGCCGAGGCCGCCGCCGGGCTGGCTGCCGACGGTCACGTCGACCGCACCGACATCGAGTTCGTCACCATCGACCCCGCCAGCTCCATGGACCTGGACCAGGCCGTCCAGATCGAGCGCGACGGCGACGGGTACCTGGTCTGGTACGCCATCTCCGACGTGGCCCACTTCGTCCGCCCGGGGACGGCGCTGGAGGCGGAGACGCACGACCGTGGCCTCACCCGGTACGCCCCGGGAGCACGCATCCCGCTGCACCCGTCCGTCCTGAGCGAGGGCGCTGCGTCGCTACTCGCCGACGGTCGACCACGCCCCGCGATGATGTGGGAGATCCGGCTCGGTCCTGACGGGAAGACCCGCGACGTCGCGCTGACAAGGGCGCTCGTCCGCAGTTACGCCAAGCTCAGCTACGACGAGGTGCAGGCGGACGTGGAGGCCGGGACGCTGCATCCCAGCATCGCGTTGCTGCCTGAGGTCGGCGGGCTCAGGCAGCAGGTGGAGATCGACCGGGGTGGCGTCTCGCTGAACCTGCCGGATCAGGAGATCGTCGAGCGCGACGGGACCTGGGAGCTGGAGTTCCGTCGGCTGGTGCCGGTGGAGACCTGGAATGCCGAGATCTCGCTGCTCACCGGCTTCGCCGCCGCCGACACCATGCTCCGCGGGCGGATCGGCATCCTGAGGACGCTGCCCCCGGCGGAAGAGTGGGCGCTCGGCCGGCTGCGTCGCCAGGCGCGTGGGCTCGGGGTCGACTGGCCCAGGTCGATGACGTACCCGGAGTTCGTCCGGTCCCTGTCACCCGAGGACCCCGTCCAGCTCGCCGTCCTGACGAAGTGCACCATGCTGTTCCGCGGGGCCGGGTACGTGGCGTTCGACGGCGAACTGCCCGAGGGGAACCTGGAGCACAACGCGCTCGCGGCGCCCTATGCCCACACGACGGCGCCGCTGCGCCGACTGGTCGACCGCTATGTGCTGGAGATCTGCCACGCGCTGCTGAACGACCTGCCCGTCCCGGACTGGGCCCGCGAGGGTCTGGCCGCGCTGCCTGACGAGATGGCGGAGGCGGGCCGCAGCGCCAACGCGTACGAGCGTGGCGTCATCGACCTGACCGAGGCGCTGGTGCTGTCGTCGCGGGTGGGGGAGACCTTCACCGGGGTGCTGACTGACGTGCATCCCAAGTCCGGCGTCGGCACCGTCCAGTTCAGGGATCCCGCCGTCGAGCTGCGTCTGAAGGCGGATGCCGAAGATGTGGGCACCGAGATCAGGGTTCGGGTCGACGCGGTGGACGTGGTCGAGGGGAAGGTCACCGTCACGGAGATCGACTGAGGCCGATCCCTCGGGACCCGTCCGCTGGCTCTGAAAAAAGTGTCAGACCCCTTCCGTAGCGTGGACTCATGGACACGGTGACGGTGCGCGAGGTGGCGGAGTCGATCCGCTCCGCCGATGAATGGCGCCGTCGGGCGGAGGTCGAGGTCATCCTCGGCATCTGCCGGTTCGCCGAGGGATACTCGGTGGACCGCGACGAGCTGGTGGAGGCGCTGGTCGAGCGGCAGATCCGGCTCGGCGGAGACGGCACGCCGCTCGTGTCGGAGTTCGTCAGCCTTGAGCTCGCCGGGCTGTTGCGCTGCAGCCCCACAGTGGCGGGCAATCGGATCGTCGAGGCGCTGGACCTGAAGCACCGCCATCCCGGGCTGCTCGCGGCCGTGGAGGCCTTCGAGAGCGAGCCCTCATGGGCGTTGCGTGCGGCGCGACGCTGCCACCAGCTGTCGATCGAGCTGGCCGATCGGGTGACCGACCGGTGGCTCACGCGGATCCGTGGCCTCGGCTGGACGGCCGCCTTCAACCTGCTGGAGCGGCTCATCGTCTCCACCGACGCTGAGCTGGCCGCGGAGCGGGAGCGCAGGGCGCGGGAGTCGCGCGGGGTCTACGTGTGGGGGCTCGACGACGGTGTGATGAACCTCACCGGTCGGCTGGACGCCACCGACGCCCGCTGGTTCGACGATGCGCTCAGCCAGGTCGCTGCCGTCCTCGAGGCCGAGCATCCGGGCCTGACCGCCGAGCAGCGGCGGGCCAAGGCCGTCGGCGTGCTGGCCCATCCCGCGCTCGCCCTGGCGCTGCTGCAGCGGGCCGCACAGCCTCTCCTTCCACTGGACGGGAAGCCCGGGCGGCTCCCGTGGAGCCGTGCGCCGAGGGTCGCGTGCCCGGCCATCTCTGCGGCAGGGTCGGGGTGCCGCTGGCGAAGCTCAGGCCCCGCGCCCGGCTGGTCGTCCATCTGCACTGCGACTCGGTCGGCAGCCTCCCGGGTACCGCCAGGATCGAGAGGGCGGGCGAGATCACGACGGCGCTCCTGGCTGAGCTGCTCGGCGACGTGCACGTCACGGTGCGGCCGGTGATCGACCTGCCCGAGCTTCCGACCGAGGACCGCTACGTGCCGCGGGCCGGGATCCGGCGGGCGGTGCTGCTGGCCATGGAGCGGGAGATGTTCCCGTACTCGAACCGCAGAGCTGCCGGGCTCGACCTCGACCACACCGTGGCCTACCGGCCAGGTCGCCGGGGGCAGACGGGGTTGGGAAACCTGGCGCCGCTGGGGCGTAGGGGGCATCGGGCGAAGACGATGGGGCCTGGCGGGTGGAGCAGCCGAAGCCGGCCTGCCTCATCTGGATGAGCCCGCTGAAGTACCGCTACGAGGTCTCGCCGTCGGGGACGTTCATGCTGCGCTGATGGGCTGAATCGCCACTCTGTGATGACAAAGGTCAACCGCGCGCTGATTCACCTGCGCGTCTCGCTATGCTGTCCGAAAATACGCATGCTCATGCGGGTGTGGTGGGTTTGCCGCTGTGCGGGAGGAAAGGAAAACTGTGGCCATCGAGGATGCCATCAAGGAGATCGCGGTCAAGATCGTCGATCACTCAGCGGCGCTCACCACGGAAGAGGCGACGAAAACAGCGGTTGTCCTGCCCTTCATCGCCCGTGTATTGGGCTATGACGTGTTCGACCCGACGGAGGTGCTCCCAGAGTTCACGGCCGACGTTGGCACCAAGAAGGGCGAAAAGGTCGACTTTGCCATCTTGCGCGGTGGCGAGGTCCAGATGCTCATCGAGTGCAAGCAGATCGGCGCTCCGCTGAACATCAACCATGCCTCGCAGCTGTTCCGGTACTTCCATGTGACCAACGCGCGGATCGGGATCCTCACGAACGGCCAGCGCTGGCAGTTCTACACCGACCTCGACAAGCCGAACAAGATGGACGAGCGTCCGTTCCTGACCCTTGACCTTCGCGATATCGATCCCTATGCGCTCCCCGAGTTGCAGAAGCTGACCAAGTCCACGTTCGACTTGGACTCGGTTCTGTCGGCGGCCGAGGAACTCAAGTACGTCTCTGGCATCAAGAAGACGATCGACCAGCTGTTTGCTGAGCCGTCGGAGGACTTCGTTCGGATTCTGGCGGCCAGCGTGTACGACCGGCCTCTGACTGCCCGCATGCGAGAGTTCTTCACGTCCGTGTCGGCTAATGCCTGTCGTCAGTGGATCACCGATCAGGTCAATGTTCGGCTGAAGACTGCCCTGCAAGGGCAAGGAGTCGCTGTTGCATCCGTCTCTAGCGCCGACGACGAGGGCTCCACCGACACGCTAGGGGAGGCGGAGGACACCGCTCGAGGCACCGACATCGAGACCACTCTGGACGAGATGGAGGGCTTCAACATCGTGAGGGCAATCGCCGTGAGTGAGGTACCGGTTGAACGTATCGCAGCTCGCGACACGAAGTCGTACTTCGGAATTCTACTCGATGACAACAACCGGAAGCCGATCTGCCGCCTGCACTTCAACCGTCAGCAGAAGTACTTGGGTCTGATGGACGAGGCCAAGGTCGAGCAGCGGATCGCGATCGACAAGATCGCTGACATCTACCAGCATGCTGAGGTCATTCGCGAGGCGGTTCGCCGCTACGCCTGAGGTTTCCGCGCAAGCGAAGGTGGCCGCTGCGGTGATCTGCGTGGACTGGCCGGTCCATAGGATCGCGCCGAGGCCGATCGCCAAGATCGAGACGAAGACAACGACCAGGCCGACGACGTAGCAGCCCACGGGGGAACCGGAAAGACTACGACCTGGCTGCGAGGAACATTTCGGGCTATGGGAAGATCAAACAAGCCCGCGATGCAGCGAAGCATGCAGGCGAAGAAACGGAAGACGACGGAGAATGGGAACCAGCATGAAGATCGTGGCGCTAGTGCTGCTCGGGCTGGTGGCACTCACTGGATGTTCGGCCGGCGGCGACAAAGCGTCAGGTCCGGGCACCTCGAGCCCGTCGCAGACAGTTCCATCCCTGCCAACAGAGCGATCGGCGGTTGGCGAGATGTGTGGGATCGAAGCGAAGTCGGCATCCAACCAGAGGGCCGTCCTTCCGTTGACCCTCTTCTCTTGCCAAAGCACGACGGAGTGGCTGGCAGCCGTTGAGGCCGCATCCTTCCAGACATCTCCAGAGTTTCTGGCGGCGACCTGCAAAGGTCAGGACATAGCGCCAGTCTGTGCGGACGCGATCGAGACCGGCTTGCTGCAGTCCACCGGTAATGACAGCGTCGCGAGGCTCAAGGCGGCCGCCGCGTGGTGCGGGGTAGAGACGGGCGTAGCTGACGGCGGCTCCAGTCTGTCCTTCGTCGCCAAGGGGCAGGATGTCGGGGTAATCCCGGAGTGCGTGCTGGTTAAACTCAAGGCGCCCGATTTTGTCATGACCCACCTGGGGTCAACGCGGGCGATGGACGGACAACAGACCGACGAGTGGGGCGACCTTGAGGCTCGTTGGACCTACCACCCGGACGCCGGCGTGAACATGACGATCATCGATCGCGCTCGCATCTAGCCGTAGGCATAGCGCAACTTCTGTCTGATCCTCCTGCCACTCTGTGGGCATGGGGGATCAGGGACTCGTCGCGCGACGGGGCGTCGAAGAAACTGGGGACCATGACCAAGCCTGCGATGGTCGGTGTCGTCGTCGGCGCCGTGACGTGGGCCATGCTGCAGGACATGGTCTTCGCCTGGGTGTCGGCCGGGTACGCGCCGCGCACTGTCCACACCGCCT
The DNA window shown above is from Tessaracoccus defluvii and carries:
- a CDS encoding type I restriction endonuclease; this translates as MAIEDAIKEIAVKIVDHSAALTTEEATKTAVVLPFIARVLGYDVFDPTEVLPEFTADVGTKKGEKVDFAILRGGEVQMLIECKQIGAPLNINHASQLFRYFHVTNARIGILTNGQRWQFYTDLDKPNKMDERPFLTLDLRDIDPYALPELQKLTKSTFDLDSVLSAAEELKYVSGIKKTIDQLFAEPSEDFVRILAASVYDRPLTARMREFFTSVSANACRQWITDQVNVRLKTALQGQGVAVASVSSADDEGSTDTLGEAEDTARGTDIETTLDEMEGFNIVRAIAVSEVPVERIAARDTKSYFGILLDDNNRKPICRLHFNRQQKYLGLMDEAKVEQRIAIDKIADIYQHAEVIREAVRRYA
- a CDS encoding RNB domain-containing ribonuclease; its protein translation is MPSPKVAAPDVPVELREGLERLRDRLDLPRSFPPPVLEDAEAAAGLAADGHVDRTDIEFVTIDPASSMDLDQAVQIERDGDGYLVWYAISDVAHFVRPGTALEAETHDRGLTRYAPGARIPLHPSVLSEGAASLLADGRPRPAMMWEIRLGPDGKTRDVALTRALVRSYAKLSYDEVQADVEAGTLHPSIALLPEVGGLRQQVEIDRGGVSLNLPDQEIVERDGTWELEFRRLVPVETWNAEISLLTGFAAADTMLRGRIGILRTLPPAEEWALGRLRRQARGLGVDWPRSMTYPEFVRSLSPEDPVQLAVLTKCTMLFRGAGYVAFDGELPEGNLEHNALAAPYAHTTAPLRRLVDRYVLEICHALLNDLPVPDWAREGLAALPDEMAEAGRSANAYERGVIDLTEALVLSSRVGETFTGVLTDVHPKSGVGTVQFRDPAVELRLKADAEDVGTEIRVRVDAVDVVEGKVTVTEID
- the rpsI gene encoding 30S ribosomal protein S9; the protein is MTDTVTDETVAEEITPFVDDQNREIAYRSDANPAAAAGADVRPAVVAPGSGTGRRKQAVARVRIVPGSGAWTINGRTLEEYFPNKVHQQHVSDPFTVAGVAGSYDVIARIDGGGISGQAGALRLGVARALNAVDAEASRPALKKAGMLTRDARVIERKKAGLKKARKAPQYSKR
- the rplM gene encoding 50S ribosomal protein L13; this translates as MSTYTPKPGEIARNWHVIDAEDVVLGRLSVAAATLLRGKHKATYAPHVDGGDFVVIINASKIALTGNKRSDSLRYSHSGRPGGLKSISIGELLEKDPRKAVEKAVWGMLPKNKLSRQLISKLKVYAGPEHPHAAQQPQPYEITQIAQ
- a CDS encoding DUF222 domain-containing protein yields the protein MDTVTVREVAESIRSADEWRRRAEVEVILGICRFAEGYSVDRDELVEALVERQIRLGGDGTPLVSEFVSLELAGLLRCSPTVAGNRIVEALDLKHRHPGLLAAVEAFESEPSWALRAARRCHQLSIELADRVTDRWLTRIRGLGWTAAFNLLERLIVSTDAELAAERERRARESRGVYVWGLDDGVMNLTGRLDATDARWFDDALSQVAAVLEAEHPGLTAEQRRAKAVGVLAHPALALALLQRAAQPLLPLDGKPGRLPWSRAPRVACPAISAAGSGCRWRSSGPAPGWSSICTATRSAASRVPPGSRGRARSRRRSWLSCSATCTSRCGR
- a CDS encoding zinc ribbon domain-containing protein; this encodes MLAEPAAQRTLLRLADLDAETRRVQHAAQTLPQHKSITSLMEARKGVGDELVASEIEVDDLTIAVRKAEDDLTPVKERLERNERRVADGSVGDSKVLRSLTEEVEHLKRRIGELEDAQLDLMGALEDATGHRDRIAAQKAEVETRLRDEVAARDEAVSRLRAESQDLHAARGPVAASVPADLLKLYERLLASTGIGAALLQAGRCGGCQLQLTLSDLDMFRKAPDNEVVRCTECERILVRTAESGL